The nucleotide sequence CCAGAGCACCGCTAAGTTCCGCGCTGCCCGGCAGGTGTGGGCGCGGGTCGCTGATGTGCTTGGGGCTCGCGACGCGGGCGCCGCTCCGCAGCACGCGGTGACGTCATCGGCGATGATGACCCAACGCGACCCATGGGTGAATATGCTGCGCACCACTGTGGCGGCCTTCGGCGCAGGTGTTGGTGGTGCGGACACGGTAACGGTGCTGCCGTTCGACGCGGCGCTGCCCGCTGGTGCCCTCGGTGTGGCGGACAGCTTTTCCCAGCGCATCGCGCGTAATACGCAGTTGCTTCTCATCGAGGAATCGAACCTCGGCAGGGTGCTGGACCCGGCGGGCGGCTCGTGGTACGTCGAGAAGCTCACCTCCGACCTTGCTCACGCGGCCTGGGCTGTGCTCCAGAGCATTGATGGGGCGGGCGGCTTCTCCGCCACAGTGGAGTCGGGCTGGCTGTGCGGAAAGATCGAGGAGGTCCGCGCACACCGCGAGACGGAGATTTCCCGCCGGAAGATCAAGCTCACCGGTGTGAACGAGTTTCCTGACTCGGCGGAGAAGCCGTTGCCCGTTGGCCCGGACGGCACAGTGCCTGATCGTCTCGCCGCCGGTCGTGTCTTTCGGTACGCCGAGCCGTTTGAGAAGCTGAGGAATCGTTCTGATCTTCATCTTGCCGATAACGGATCGCGTCCCACAGTGTTTCTGGCGCCGCTCGGTCCGCTGGCAGAGCACAACATCCGGACGACATTTATCGCGAACCTGCTCGGATCGGGCGGTATCGAGGCAGTCAACCCTGGCGCTGTCGAGTCGTCCGGTCTTGCCGATGCCGCACGGCAGTCGGGAACCCGGGTGGCAGTCATCTGTGGCACTGACAAACGCTATGCCCAGGAGGCGCCCGACGCGGTGCGTGCGCTGCGGGAAGCGGGCATGACGAGCGTGATGCTCGCGGGACCTCAGTCCGCGTATCCGGACGAAAATACGGACGTGAGCCCTGATGCATATCTGGGGGCGGGAATTGATGCGGTCGCCGCACTTGCGGAACTGCTTGACACTCTGGGGGTCCGGTGACCACTGAATCAGCCGACAGGACGCAGACAGCGGGTCAGCAGCGGGACCGCAAGATTCCGAGGTTCGCTGATATCCCCTTCGTGGCCGCAGGAGCTGACCACCAGGCTCCTCCCACCGAGGAGGAAGCGCGTGCCCATGAGGCCGCAGCCGCGCAAGCGAACAATTACGCGGTTGAAGACGTCGTGTGGCACACCCCAGAGGGCATCGACGTTCGGCCCTTGTTCACGTCATCGGACCGCGACAGGGCCGTTGCTGAGGGGTACCCGCTTGAAAGCGTTCCGGGCGCGGCGCCATTCATCCGGGGGCCATACCCCACGATGTACGTCAATCAGCCGTGGACGATCCGCCAGTACGCGGGCTTTTCGACCGCCGCGGAATCGAACGCGTTCTACCGACGCAACCTTGCGGCAGGCCAGAAGGGCCTTTCTGTAGCGTTCGATCTCGCGACGCACCGGGGTTATGACTCCGACCATCCGCGCGTTCAGGGCGACGTCGGAATGGCAGGCGTCGCGATCGACTCGATTCTCGACATGCGGCAGTTGTTCGACGGTATCGACCTGGGCGCCGTATCTGTGTCGATGACCATGAATGGTGCGGTTCTGCCGATCCTCGCGCTTTATGTCGTGGCAGCTGAGGAACAGGGGGTGCCAGCAGAGAAACTGTCCGGGACCATCCAGAACGACATCCTCAAAGAATTCATGGTCCGTAACACCTACATTTATCCGCCGAAATCGTCGATGCGTGTCATTTCGGACATCTTCTCCTTTACAAGCACGAAGATGCCGAAGTTCAACTCCATATCCATTTCGGGCTATCACATCCAGGAAGCTGGTGCGACAGCAGATCTCGAGCTCGCATACACTCTCGCCGACGGAGTCGAATACATCAAGGCTGGCCTTGAAGCTGGTCTCGACATTGATGCGTTCGCGCCCCGCCTGTCGTTCTTCTGGGGCATTGGCATGAACTTCTTTATGGAGGTCGCCAAGCTTCGCGCGGGACGTTTGTTGTGGAGCGAACTAGTCAGTTCGTTCGATCCGAAGAACCCGAAGTCGTGTTCGCTGCGAACGCATTCGCAGACGTCAGGCTGGTCTTTGACCGCTCAGGACGTGTTCAACAACGTCGCTCGCACGTGTGTCGAGGCGATGGCAGCCACCCAGGGACATACGCAGTCTCTGCACACGAACGCGCTCGACGAGGCGCTGGCGCTGCCCACCGACTTCTCCGCCCGCATCGCGCGCAACACGCAGCTGCTGTTGCAGCAGGAATCCGGAACGACTCGGCCGATCGATCCGTGGGGCGGCTCGTACTACGTCGAGAC is from Hoyosella subflava DQS3-9A1 and encodes:
- a CDS encoding methylmalonyl-CoA mutase family protein, whose amino-acid sequence is MTVDRTVEAEPGVGPDIEAWRRSVAGVLAKSRRVSPDELGERPEDLLAIRTEDGVTIRPLYTSADDVPEQPLPGQFPFTRGGDPLRDVNRGWSVMARFGVNERDPEAVNESILAALESGTSALWLAVGGDNLPVEAIDRALKGVLLDLAPLTLDAGDQAGAAANAVLALLDARAREGDGVTDRSRVSIGLGAAPLTTLFANNYSPLGDTAKLRSVDLPGAVRLAATAVNREETIRALMVDATVFHDAGSSDAQEIGAACAAGVEYVEAMLEAGLSIDHALGQIEFRFAATDDQFQSTAKFRAARQVWARVADVLGARDAGAAPQHAVTSSAMMTQRDPWVNMLRTTVAAFGAGVGGADTVTVLPFDAALPAGALGVADSFSQRIARNTQLLLIEESNLGRVLDPAGGSWYVEKLTSDLAHAAWAVLQSIDGAGGFSATVESGWLCGKIEEVRAHRETEISRRKIKLTGVNEFPDSAEKPLPVGPDGTVPDRLAAGRVFRYAEPFEKLRNRSDLHLADNGSRPTVFLAPLGPLAEHNIRTTFIANLLGSGGIEAVNPGAVESSGLADAARQSGTRVAVICGTDKRYAQEAPDAVRALREAGMTSVMLAGPQSAYPDENTDVSPDAYLGAGIDAVAALAELLDTLGVR
- the scpA gene encoding methylmalonyl-CoA mutase is translated as MPRFADIPFVAAGADHQAPPTEEEARAHEAAAAQANNYAVEDVVWHTPEGIDVRPLFTSSDRDRAVAEGYPLESVPGAAPFIRGPYPTMYVNQPWTIRQYAGFSTAAESNAFYRRNLAAGQKGLSVAFDLATHRGYDSDHPRVQGDVGMAGVAIDSILDMRQLFDGIDLGAVSVSMTMNGAVLPILALYVVAAEEQGVPAEKLSGTIQNDILKEFMVRNTYIYPPKSSMRVISDIFSFTSTKMPKFNSISISGYHIQEAGATADLELAYTLADGVEYIKAGLEAGLDIDAFAPRLSFFWGIGMNFFMEVAKLRAGRLLWSELVSSFDPKNPKSCSLRTHSQTSGWSLTAQDVFNNVARTCVEAMAATQGHTQSLHTNALDEALALPTDFSARIARNTQLLLQQESGTTRPIDPWGGSYYVETLTHELVKRARAHIDEVREHGGMAQAISDGIPKLRIEEAAARTQARIDSGRQPVIGVNKYQVDDDHPIEVLKVENSRVRREQLEKLERLRADRDATAVREALEKLTQAAANPAPGLEHNLLALAIDAARAKATVGEISDALEKVYGRHQAEIRTLSGVYKDEAGSVSNVAKATELVQRFAEEEGRRPRVLVAKMGQDGHDRGQKVIATAFADIGFDVDVGPLFQTPDEVAQQAADNDVHVVGVSSLAAGHLTLVPALRDALAEAGRPDIMIVVGGVIPPGDFDELYAAGASAIFPPGTVIADAASGLLRTLADRLGHDLGETA